From a region of the Ketobacter sp. MCCC 1A13808 genome:
- a CDS encoding VOC family protein, whose translation MQRPSAFGGMRHVALFVERFDECEQFYVSLLGMQVEWRPDQNNLYLTSGCDNLALHRAPSPVERGSRQKLDHIGFVIDQEAAVDQWFLYLKSNHVTILTEPRTHRDGARSFYCEDPDSTMVQMIWHPPISGFTFGRP comes from the coding sequence TGTTCGTGGAACGATTCGACGAATGCGAGCAGTTTTATGTGTCACTGCTGGGTATGCAGGTGGAATGGAGGCCGGATCAGAATAACTTATATCTGACATCCGGCTGTGACAATCTGGCACTGCATCGGGCCCCGTCTCCGGTGGAGCGCGGTAGCCGGCAGAAGCTGGATCATATCGGTTTCGTAATTGACCAGGAGGCCGCAGTGGATCAGTGGTTCCTGTACTTGAAATCTAATCACGTTACTATATTGACCGAGCCGCGCACTCACCGTGACGGGGCCAGAAGTTTTTATTGTGAAGATCCGGACAGCACCATGGTGCAGATGATATGGCACCCCCCTATATCCGGTTTCACTTTTGGCAGGCCATAA